In Mycteria americana isolate JAX WOST 10 ecotype Jacksonville Zoo and Gardens chromosome Z, USCA_MyAme_1.0, whole genome shotgun sequence, the sequence aacatttcaaaatgttgacAAACATACCCGAAGAATTCTGTTAACTTTTATAACAGGAGCTTCATCATTTACTGCAGTGACTGTTACAAATACAGTTTGGGGCAAGCTTTGTTTCCACAATTCCGTGTTATTTACTACCACAGTAAAATTGTCCATCAGTTCCTCGCTGTCATCATGAACATAGTAGATTAATTCTTGTTCCACCTGAAAAACATAACAAACTGAAGAACTAAGaggctaaaagaaaatgaaggccacattaaaaaactgaaaatattcaagTGTAGTCATGCCCCTCTGTATTTATTGCCTCAACTTTTTATGAGTTCTAAGACTTTATTTATGCTCATATCTGATCTGTACCTTTATCTTTGCTCTGTCCACAACAGCAAATTTTACAGCTCCTCTAGCCAGAATATCTTAGCTTGCCAGTCTTTGCATTCCCCCTTCCCCctgaagggaaaatggaaaatccAATCCCACTACACTTACCACACTGTTTCCTGGAATCTATAAACTGAATATAGTATTAGTAGATGCCGCCTTATGATACAGTTTTGCTCCTTAGAgctaaaagactgaaaattagCTTATTATGCATATACTGGCTCTCTGTGAGCAAAGACATgacctaaaaaaatatttttttcccactttcctcCTTCTTCAATCTACACACCACTTCCTCTGGTCTTTTCAAAATGTACCCACAGTCTGTCTGTATTGGGTTTCCAGAGCATCAACAACTCTGCCTGAGTATGAGTGGCCCATCAGTCTACCGTGATTATAGCACACTAGTCTGTGTGACCAGTGGCTCCCAAGGACGTGAAGTCGTTCACCACAACAATGaggcaccctccctccccaccccaaatgACCAGCTAGCAACCTCAGAAAGATCTTCGGTACAAGGCCAGAATAAAGCTCAGACTCACGCATCTTACCACCTCCCAACAACTCATCCCGCTGCAGGTAAAAATTACCTCTTAGCAATACAAAGAATTAATTGTGACTACAGCAAAGCAGATCTAAACGCATTACCTGTTTTCTGGTAAATGTGGTTAACTTTATTCCAGGAACACGAGAGTTTTCAACATACCCATGTTTTGGCTGGTCAATTAACATAAATTCACAGCTGAGTCCTGCAAAGTGTCTACTAGAAATTTTTAGATAGTCTTCCACCAGGGCTTTCGAGCCCCCTTCAATTACTGTGAAGTTCTGTACTTCCAGGGGAATCATTCTGGGGATGATGTCTACAGAGATCTCTATTCCACTCACTGTTCGGACACCGTTGGTCACATCCAGAGAAAAATGGTCATCTAGTTGGTCAGAAACCGTCTGCACATACTGAACTTTGCCCTCATCAACATCTTGCTGTGTGAAGCTCAAAACTGGCCTTTGGTCAGCACCAAGATAACTTTCTTCTGAGGAAAACTTCCGAATGTATCCATGTACTGGAAGCTGTCTTACTGTGAACACAATCTCAGATGGAGAACTGTTTTCATGAACAaccttaaatttaaaaacataccccaaaattatttaaacagaaatgggagaaattcTTTAGTTCTCTTCTGAATTTTTCACTTTAACCCTTGGACTGTCTGCCTAATTAATTGGCATTCCTTGTTTGGGTTAGGATTTTGGCAGGATTTCGGCAGCACAGCCACGCGCTGCTGGAGGCCCCTTGCGGTGGTTACTGAAAGGCTACACACAAGCAATGGGGAGGAAAATATTAACCAAAGAGAAATGACCTCAGATTCGtgactgtttttaaaattttggatGCAATGCTCAGACGGTGTTAATTGGGCTAGCTCCAAACTGAATGAAACAAAAccctttctttcttggcatttCCCACCAGCTCAACTAAGAATGATATATGAACATTAAGTACAAACAATTGTCATaactaaaagaaatacagaaatgcagcATCTCCAAATCTTAACTTTCTCAAGCACAAATATGTAACAGAGTCAAAGACTATGAGCAgtctttttctttaacataacCCATTTCCTTTCTAGAAATGGAAACTTGCTAGTGTTAGTCTCGCCAGAATTAAGCATCCAGAATGCAGTCATGTTAGTGAAAACCAAAAGGAATTAAAGAAGATAAGACAGAGAGACTAAAGACATTGCAATGGCTgagaaagcagtgaagaaaatttGCTAGGAGATTGGAGAAATGGTTTACTTACAGTTTACTTACCTGCAGTTTTCCTTTACTGATTTTAACTGGGTTTCCTTCTTCAACTAAGAGATTGTTTTTGTTCACAACCCTTGGTGGCCACTGATGACTTTCCAAATGTATGCGAACATGCACTCCAGCATCCAGATGGGCATCTCTAGCATGGACCGTAAAGTTAAATGTGTCAATAAGGTTGTTGCTGTCATCATGCCTGTAGGTCACATACCCCTTTATCAGATCAAGTTGAGTAAAGGAATCCATCAGTAGATTATTTACATATATTCTTCCATATTTTGGGAAAGAGAATATCTCATATGTAATCTCATGATCATTTCTGATGTCTTGGTTTGTAATAGCACTTAGGTTAGCTGTTGTAAcagtttcctcttttcctttttgaaccAACAAGCCTGTATTATTTGCCAACCTAACATAAGGATCAGTGGCACTAACTTCTAGAAGCAAAGAGGTATAGTGCTTGCCATCTGTCACAAAGAGCACAAAACGCCCAAAATCTGCACCACGGTGTGTAAACAGGACTTGCTTTCGCTCTAGGTCTGCTTGTTTGAATTGGTAGAGTCTGTGCAAAGTATCGTTTGTTAGCACCAAGTCCCCATTGGAAATGCCACGTCTAGTATATAGCAACTGTCCATCATCAAAATCAGAATCAGGATCATGATAGCAAAGATCTGCCAAAGTTAATAATCGCTGCCCATTTCTCACTACGTTAAATATCTTATCAATTACACGTACTGGTTTCTCATCATTCTTCAGCTGGACAGAAATGTTGAATCTAATTTCTACTGACAAAGGTTCTACTTCTGGATCAAAGTTTGCCCACTTTCCTGACTCTTCACTGGAAGCTCTGACAAGAAATTTATCAAATTCTGTCTCAGAATCATCATGCACGTACATAAGTCGCTTATCAGTTATATCTTTGTTAGTGAAAGTAGTGATATTGTCATTACTCTCAAATGAGCCTGAAAAATTAATGAGTTTCAATTTTCCATGCTTAGGAAACTGTATAACTTTATATTGGAAAGTTTTATTATCCGGTGTTTGCACAAACAATTTTGTGCTTGTTATTAACTCTCCTTCACCTTCAGTAACAGTTAGGCCACTGTTaatcaaaataatgtttctgaaatCTGACTTGATGTAGACTTCAAAGTCATATAAATTTGATTCCAGATACTTTGTAGAAATGAGGAATCTAAACGAATCATGATTGTCTTCATGGTATCCGCTGATTAATTCATACGCCACTTTTTGATCAGTAATATCTTTTTGGCTAAAGATTGAATCTTTTTTCAGAGGCTGGTCATTAAGCAGTATTTGTCCATTCTTTGGTAGGGACAGCAATTTAAAATGAAGCTCATCTTCAGGTATTTCTAGGTCCACCATCACAGCAAAAAGATTATCTGAATTCAAGTacttcttttttgatttttcaaTTTCTAGAGGAGCATGTTTCAATAAACTGTACCTTAACCATTTCACTTTGATTGGAAAGACATGCTCTTCACTGATTCTGTTTCCTATGCTAACTTTGAATTTAAACTGGTCAGTaacattttccagctgaatttctttaaaagtgCTACAGTACCTCACACGGCTGCGCTGAACAGAGCGTTGAGAAAAAGAGCTGACTCGCTTCCATTCCCCCCTTGAATGCTGCCTTTGGATTTCCCCAAACTGGGGTGGCCCTGTGATCTCGTACCGTATCTCCAGCTCCTGGAGGTTGGCATTTGTTTCAACTGCCAGATGCCTAGGTGTGATCAGAGCTGTAACACCTTGGAGTAGTTTTATTCCTGAGTTGTTGACAACCCTGTAATCCAAAGGAACTGCCATGACACGTAACACAACAGTGTTGCTAACTTTCTCACCATCACTCGCTCTCAGGACAATCCTTGAGTTCTTGACGCCTGTGTGGACAAAGAAAACAGTGCCTTCTCTTAAGTCCTCATTAGAAAAAGTAGTAATAGCTTTTCCAGGATGCTTTGAATTTTCTAAAAACCCTGCATCTGCATTCAGATTTCCAAGCACTGAAAGACTGAGATCCACAGGATCTGTATCCTTATCTAGAACTTTTATCAGATCACTAGTCAAACGTTTCTTTGAGTTCTCtaagagaagcagcaaatttcCCTCAGGAAGTGTGATCTCAGGTGCATCATTTACTGGAGTGACAGTAATGCTAAACACATGCTGCTCATTTCCTTGCAAATATGGAGGCACAATCTTCTCACTGCTGGTAGAaatggagaaattaaaataatcgTAAGTGTCCTCAGAGCCACCATGGACATAAAGAATCTTTTCTTGCCACACATCCTGCATAGTAAATATATTTACCTCCTGCGATGGTTCAACATCTAGTTTCAAGTCTCCATGAGAGGGTGGttcctttatttcaaaaagaatttgTGATTGATTAATCCCTAATTTCTGAAAGTCTAAGTTGACTTTAATATGTTTAGATTTGAGTGAAGCTTGTCCACCCTCTAGCACAATCAAGTTACTTAGAACTAAAAGGTGGCTTTTGTCTTCCTTGCCCTGCGAGACAGAGCTTTCAGGGGAAATGGCAAATGTTGGAGCTGCTTTCACAGTTGGGTTCTTTACAGCCATCTCTAAAGAAAGATTTGTATTAAAAGCACTCTCCGTTTCACACCCAGCTGAAATGTCCTTTGTTACCAGAACATTCTTCAACgatttcttttctgaattggCTTTCAGATCTCTTAAGCAACCTTTGAAGGACCCTCCTCTGGCATACTTCCCAGACACTGAAGTTAGCTCTAACTTAATCACTTCTGATCGTGTGCTGTCATCTACACCACCTACAAAGAGAGACCCCTTCAGAAGCGGCAGCTTGCTGTGGGGAGGTAATGATTTTTTCACAGTTTCTTCATCCAATGTCAGCTGCAAATATTCTGCAGTAAACTTCAGTCCGATGTAGTGCCAATGACTATCATTGACAGACCTACGAGAGGAAAGTTGGGTTCTACTTTTATGTTTTCCAACATAGGCTTTAATTAATCCATCTTCCATTTCCATTGCAATGAAATCTCCTGCTTGCCCAGGATGGTAAACCAGCAAGCCATGTGCAGCTGAGGTTTGCAACATATACTCCAAGATTCCCGCATCATCAACATTCCATGATGGGAAAGAAACATAGGATCTGGAACTGAAGAAACTAATGGGTTCATCTTCACCTGCGAAGAATTCATCACTGCATCCCACTGAAACTTCATGGACATTTTTAAAGCCAGGAGAAGGTCTCAGAGGTATTAGAACATCTAGCTGATTGAATGACACATCATCAATACATCCTCGGAAACTGGGCAGTGCTCCAATAAGGTAGGGAACGTCAAGTTTACTAGTACCACCTACATAGAATCCATAATCAATATTTAATTCATAGAGAATTCCAGGCATTTTTGCACTAGTTCTATCATGTTTATCAATTACCAATGTGACATTATCATGTTCATGATGTAGTTCAACCAGGTGCCAAGCTAAATCATTCAGCTGAGATCTTTGCTGAGAATGCAGTACTCGTTCCCCCACGCCAAAGTTAATTCTCAGCTGCAAGAGACAGAATTTTAACTATCAAAATCCAAACTGGTATTTTTCACAATCATATATTACTATATCATTAATAGattaattttcataaattttcatATTAAGTAATTTATGaaatataattgaaaaaataaaatcccactAAAATGTTGTGTAAGTTTACTTGCCATCACAAATATGACTTGAATAATTACAGAAGAGGGAATGGACTCCTCTGCAGTTCTGCTAGGATCAACAAATCCTGAGAAATCAAGTGACAATCATCTTTCAAGAACTTACCTTGCAGAAAAACTATTATTTGATCCAAACATTTTCTATGATGTTAACATCATCAAATCTGAAATTTGGCCTTTACTGAACCTCATGCTTTGAACACAATGATCTTGATTTTAAGATCTAGAGATCTCAAAGGCTTCTGGAAGCCAATTTTAATAACTATCATTGTAAGAAATAAATACCATATTTTGAAATTATCAATTATATTATGtgattttcccattttttttaaacataaacttTGAGAATTGTTATAGACAGCATCTTGAAGATAAACACTAAACAATACAGGCTATACATATCTTTTTAGCTGTAGTTATAAACCATACCTGTAAATTTCCTGAGCGTAGCTCCATTAAACAATAATCCTTCTTCCCAGCTGCAAGAAAAAGCAGTCCATGCGGCTTGCTTGTTCGAAACCGCAACTGTAAGGATGTTTGAGAGGATGCTTCTGCCATGTTCAACTCCACAAAGCTATCACCATAAAATgatactgaaagaaagaaaggaaaacaaacaggagacttagtcacacacacacaaaaatctctttttcttatctacagcaaaatatatataaaaaaacttACATTAACTCTCTATATACCTATTGATATATGAATGAAAACAGATCTCACATATCACCAGTCCAAGCAACTGGATAAGGGACCAACAGCCACACCAGTATGGACAAGGAGTGAATATACCGCAGTATTCTACCTCCAACAGTGATGACAGGGAATCTTAAGAACAGTGCAATCATATTTAGTACTTTCCTTCAAATACTCTTCCAATTATCTTTTTGTTTCAGGTGTTTTCCTGAGCTTGTTACAGTCAGTCTATTTTGTAACTGCCAAAGGATTTATCTCTGAAGTACTCCTCTAGTTTCTCTTTGGAAACATCTTCATCTACAACATGCTCTTACACCTCCGTCAGAGACATCCTCTGTCATCTCTGATGAGAAGACCCACAGGTCTCCTACCATCTGCATGATTCTTTCGTATGTTCTCAtccatctcttttccaggctgaagtgTCCTCTTGTTTCATGCATGCAGCCTCCAAGCACCCCTGCTGCCCTGTTGCCCAGTCACTCAGTTCTGTACAGGCCTCCTGCAATCCTTCACTCTCTTCTCCCCTCTTGACTGCCTTGAAGAACAGTAACACCAGCAAACTTTCTCATTTGACTACTCACTGCCTTTACCATCCCTGTTATTACTATACTGAACAGCACAGATCCCAAGACCAAATCCTCAAAAACTCTGCTGGTAACTTCCCtcctacacaaaaaaaaaaaaaaatcatttagccCTCCTCCTATCTTTTAATCCGTTACTTAATATACAAAGCCCTGTGTTCCTATGCAATGGCTGCTCAAAAGCCTTTGAAGTCAAACTTTACCAAAAGCCTTTTGGGAATCTAAATTTTAGACACCTTTCCCACCCCCATCAAGAAAACTCCAAACTCCAAGAGGTTTGTAAAGCAGAACTTATCTTTAAAGAAACCCTACTGACTCTTCCCAAGTTGATCCTACTTACTTCTGTGACTTTTATCCTTTGTTACAATATCTATAAATTTGAATGGTATGGATGTCAGGCTTACAGTCCTATGGTCATTCTTGTTTTAAACCCTGGCATAAAATTTGCCACCCTCCAGGCTTCAGGTACCCAGGGAGTTTAAAGCATGAGATTACATCTTACCCTTAGCAAGTAAGGAATTTCATCCCCGAGATTTTTTTACGTCAACCCctctcatcccccccccccccccccaaaaaaaacggAATTTCAGTTTGGGAATCTTCCCAATTAGCAGTAAAAACCATTTTGTTTAGCTTCTCTGCAGTAGCCATGCCCTTTCTGAGTGCTTCTTTTATACTGATAACTTAATCAACTGGCTGCACAGACCCTCTGCAGGGTTTATGTTCTTGATGTACTTAAGAAGGACTTAGTAAAAGCTTTGATTCCTTCAGCTAGCTGATCCttgacctttttttcttcccccaggcCTGTCTATTTTCATATTACATCTGCCAGGGTTTATGATGCTTTCAGCTGTGTT encodes:
- the LOC142421568 gene encoding chondroitin sulfate proteoglycan 4-like isoform X1 — encoded protein: MAGGRGASVPAALLLLALLLAASRPAVAVSFYGDSFVELNMAEASSQTSLQLRFRTSKPHGLLFLAAGKKDYCLMELRSGNLQLRINFGVGERVLHSQQRSQLNDLAWHLVELHHEHDNVTLVIDKHDRTSAKMPGILYELNIDYGFYVGGTSKLDVPYLIGALPSFRGCIDDVSFNQLDVLIPLRPSPGFKNVHEVSVGCSDEFFAGEDEPISFFSSRSYVSFPSWNVDDAGILEYMLQTSAAHGLLVYHPGQAGDFIAMEMEDGLIKAYVGKHKSRTQLSSRRSVNDSHWHYIGLKFTAEYLQLTLDEETVKKSLPPHSKLPLLKGSLFVGGVDDSTRSEVIKLELTSVSGKYARGGSFKGCLRDLKANSEKKSLKNVLVTKDISAGCETESAFNTNLSLEMAVKNPTVKAAPTFAISPESSVSQGKEDKSHLLVLSNLIVLEGGQASLKSKHIKVNLDFQKLGINQSQILFEIKEPPSHGDLKLDVEPSQEVNIFTMQDVWQEKILYVHGGSEDTYDYFNFSISTSSEKIVPPYLQGNEQHVFSITVTPVNDAPEITLPEGNLLLLLENSKKRLTSDLIKVLDKDTDPVDLSLSVLGNLNADAGFLENSKHPGKAITTFSNEDLREGTVFFVHTGVKNSRIVLRASDGEKVSNTVVLRVMAVPLDYRVVNNSGIKLLQGVTALITPRHLAVETNANLQELEIRYEITGPPQFGEIQRQHSRGEWKRVSSFSQRSVQRSRVRYCSTFKEIQLENVTDQFKFKVSIGNRISEEHVFPIKVKWLRYSLLKHAPLEIEKSKKKYLNSDNLFAVMVDLEIPEDELHFKLLSLPKNGQILLNDQPLKKDSIFSQKDITDQKVAYELISGYHEDNHDSFRFLISTKYLESNLYDFEVYIKSDFRNIILINSGLTVTEGEGELITSTKLFVQTPDNKTFQYKVIQFPKHGKLKLINFSGSFESNDNITTFTNKDITDKRLMYVHDDSETEFDKFLVRASSEESGKWANFDPEVEPLSVEIRFNISVQLKNDEKPVRVIDKIFNVVRNGQRLLTLADLCYHDPDSDFDDGQLLYTRRGISNGDLVLTNDTLHRLYQFKQADLERKQVLFTHRGADFGRFVLFVTDGKHYTSLLLEVSATDPYVRLANNTGLLVQKGKEETVTTANLSAITNQDIRNDHEITYEIFSFPKYGRIYVNNLLMDSFTQLDLIKGYVTYRHDDSNNLIDTFNFTVHARDAHLDAGVHVRIHLESHQWPPRVVNKNNLLVEEGNPVKISKGKLQVVHENSSPSEIVFTVRQLPVHGYIRKFSSEESYLGADQRPVLSFTQQDVDEGKVQYVQTVSDQLDDHFSLDVTNGVRTVSGIEISVDIIPRMIPLEVQNFTVIEGGSKALVEDYLKISSRHFAGLSCEFMLIDQPKHGYVENSRVPGIKLTTFTRKQVEQELIYYVHDDSEELMDNFTVVVNNTELWKQSLPQTVFVTVTAVNDEAPVIKVNRILRVWVGSVTEITIDDLCAEDKDSSPSELMYSITPPSNGHLALKSSPNKSILSFTQAHIIEGELVFVHNGAMSGGFNFQVTDGLNFAPRQIFSITARTLVISLEVNKGLGVFPGSRKPISRHDLKAVTNDVTNAGNRTITFMIVTSPKLGRLIRVNSDNTTQEILSFTQSMVDEGVIMYEHLHAESAGWSAEDFFTFTVFSPPSALDLQVFHIVISYEITRHDRNSRLLANTGAVVQEGGRVLINKINLDASNLLIKLPEVQRSMYEVWYQVVSLPQHGMIVVGERNVTKEKPNFSQYILNKFGVVYVHDNSESLNDNFTFAVWLNLKSKSATKPHGEVLEEMFNITVVPVNDQAPELKTKRLHLKVLQGDVSVLGSENLKVEDLDNAPAELKYTIVSNPNNGYVAMKSNLSVSIKDFTQADVDSGKVWFVQDGSSSSGVFYFSVTDGKHRPLYKVFSLEVIPISLVLVNLTNVALPQGQTSVTITNMQLSAVTNGKSTNIMYEITQPLKYGHLMVGNEQVTKFEQADLYSGRLSYHLTNLTASKEVLEFMLFTAEGNLTGQVLNITVKPLVQVVPDMQVSNQAAYKFRSSDLDASELANLTNSNPRFEVIVPPSHGRIVKKRFVNDAVFEDIQTFTQADIDSGVVLLDIDTNMTGIDLLNDSFTFILRADAVQPAVGCFQYSIVPYSPLLVQGFTAEVPSITSTTALKIHTTSQDEAPASSQNEEPTAAPQKTGSTMWPGQNRWGNLHEEGPLLNLALGTSGSAGTRTTTQVNAGSPREQAGESSNPWYIIVPLVLVSVLLIVAVFSVCILLMCQKKEKTKPLIKSQTDAVLSSPDRCLERSLTVPSVTVTPLLKMVERSTASTFTAVRHEQLLPAVVSPTVERSLQNSWLNLDPEMIQYCRKTNPTLKRNQYWV
- the LOC142421568 gene encoding chondroitin sulfate proteoglycan 4-like isoform X4, translated to MAGGRGASVPAALLLLALLLAASRPAVAVSFYGDSFVELNMAEASSQTSLQLRFRTSKPHGLLFLAAGKKDYCLMELRSGNLQLRINFGVGERVLHSQQRSQLNDLAWHLVELHHEHDNVTLVIDKHDRTSAKMPGILYELNIDYGFYVGGTSKLDVPYLIGALPSFRGCIDDVSFNQLDVLIPLRPSPGFKNVHEVSVGCSDEFFAGEDEPISFFSSRSYVSFPSWNVDDAGILEYMLQTSAAHGLLVYHPGQAGDFIAMEMEDGLIKAYVGKHKSRTQLSSRRSVNDSHWHYIGLKFTAEYLQLTLDEETVKKSLPPHSKLPLLKGSLFVGGVDDSTRSEVIKLELTSVSGKYARGGSFKGCLRDLKANSEKKSLKNVLVTKDISAGCETESAFNTNLSLEMAVKNPTVKAAPTFAISPESSVSQGKEDKSHLLVLSNLIVLEGGQASLKSKHIKVNLDFQKLGINQSQILFEIKEPPSHGDLKLDVEPSQEVNIFTMQDVWQEKILYVHGGSEDTYDYFNFSISTSSEKIVPPYLQGNEQHVFSITVTPVNDAPEITLPEGNLLLLLENSKKRLTSDLIKVLDKDTDPVDLSLSVLGNLNADAGFLENSKHPGKAITTFSNEDLREGTVFFVHTGVKNSRIVLRASDGEKVSNTVVLRVMAVPLDYRVVNNSGIKLLQGVTALITPRHLAVETNANLQELEIRASSEESGKWANFDPEVEPLSVEIRFNISVQLKNDEKPVRVIDKIFNVVRNGQRLLTLADLCYHDPDSDFDDGQLLYTRRGISNGDLVLTNDTLHRLYQFKQADLERKQVLFTHRGADFGRFVLFVTDGKHYTSLLLEVSATDPYVRLANNTGLLVQKGKEETVTTANLSAITNQDIRNDHEITYEIFSFPKYGRIYVNNLLMDSFTQLDLIKGYVTYRHDDSNNLIDTFNFTVHARDAHLDAGVHVRIHLESHQWPPRVVNKNNLLVEEGNPVKISKGKLQVVHENSSPSEIVFTVRQLPVHGYIRKFSSEESYLGADQRPVLSFTQQDVDEGKVQYVQTVSDQLDDHFSLDVTNGVRTVSGIEISVDIIPRMIPLEVQNFTVIEGGSKALVEDYLKISSRHFAGLSCEFMLIDQPKHGYVENSRVPGIKLTTFTRKQVEQELIYYVHDDSEELMDNFTVVVNNTELWKQSLPQTVFVTVTAVNDEAPVIKVNRILRVWVGSVTEITIDDLCAEDKDSSPSELMYSITPPSNGHLALKSSPNKSILSFTQAHIIEGELVFVHNGAMSGGFNFQVTDGLNFAPRQIFSITARTLVISLEVNKGLGVFPGSRKPISRHDLKAVTNDVTNAGNRTITFMIVTSPKLGRLIRVNSDNTTQEILSFTQSMVDEGVIMYEHLHAESAGWSAEDFFTFTVFSPPSALDLQVFHIVISYEITRHDRNSRLLANTGAVVQEGGRVLINKINLDASNLLIKLPEVQRSMYEVWYQVVSLPQHGMIVVGERNVTKEKPNFSQYILNKFGVVYVHDNSESLNDNFTFAVWLNLKSKSATKPHGEVLEEMFNITVVPVNDQAPELKTKRLHLKVLQGDVSVLGSENLKVEDLDNAPAELKYTIVSNPNNGYVAMKSNLSVSIKDFTQADVDSGKVWFVQDGSSSSGVFYFSVTDGKHRPLYKVFSLEVIPISLVLVNLTNVALPQGQTSVTITNMQLSAVTNGKSTNIMYEITQPLKYGHLMVGNEQVTKFEQADLYSGRLSYHLTNLTASKEVLEFMLFTAEGNLTGQVLNITVKPLVQVVPDMQVSNQAAYKFRSSDLDASELANLTNSNPRFEVIVPPSHGRIVKKRFVNDAVFEDIQTFTQADIDSGVVLLDIDTNMTGIDLLNDSFTFILRADAVQPAVGCFQYSIVPYSPLLVQGFTAEVPSITSTTALKIHTTSQDEAPASSQNEEPTAAPQKTGSTMWPGQNRWGNLHEEGPLLNLALGTSGSAGTRTTTQVNAGSPREQAGESSNPWYIIVPLVLVSVLLIVAVFSVCILLMCQKKEKTKPLIKSQTDAVLSSPDRCLERSLTVPSVTVTPLLKMVERSTASTFTAVRHEQLLPAVVSPTVERSLQNSWLNLDPEMIQYCRKTNPTLKRNQYWV
- the LOC142421568 gene encoding chondroitin sulfate proteoglycan 4-like isoform X5, with product MAGGRGASVPAALLLLALLLAASRPAVAVSFYGDSFVELNMAEASSQTSLQLRFRTSKPHGLLFLAAGKKDYCLMELRSGNLQLRINFGVGERVLHSQQRSQLNDLAWHLVELHHEHDNVTLVIDKHDRTSAKMPGILYELNIDYGFYVGGTSKLDVPYLIGALPSFRGCIDDVSFNQLDVLIPLRPSPGFKNVHEVSVGCSDEFFAGVKNSRIVLRASDGEKVSNTVVLRVMAVPLDYRVVNNSGIKLLQGVTALITPRHLAVETNANLQELEIRYEITGPPQFGEIQRQHSRGEWKRVSSFSQRSVQRSRVRYCSTFKEIQLENVTDQFKFKVSIGNRISEEHVFPIKVKWLRYSLLKHAPLEIEKSKKKYLNSDNLFAVMVDLEIPEDELHFKLLSLPKNGQILLNDQPLKKDSIFSQKDITDQKVAYELISGYHEDNHDSFRFLISTKYLESNLYDFEVYIKSDFRNIILINSGLTVTEGEGELITSTKLFVQTPDNKTFQYKVIQFPKHGKLKLINFSGSFESNDNITTFTNKDITDKRLMYVHDDSETEFDKFLVRASSEESGKWANFDPEVEPLSVEIRFNISVQLKNDEKPVRVIDKIFNVVRNGQRLLTLADLCYHDPDSDFDDGQLLYTRRGISNGDLVLTNDTLHRLYQFKQADLERKQVLFTHRGADFGRFVLFVTDGKHYTSLLLEVSATDPYVRLANNTGLLVQKGKEETVTTANLSAITNQDIRNDHEITYEIFSFPKYGRIYVNNLLMDSFTQLDLIKGYVTYRHDDSNNLIDTFNFTVHARDAHLDAGVHVRIHLESHQWPPRVVNKNNLLVEEGNPVKISKGKLQVVHENSSPSEIVFTVRQLPVHGYIRKFSSEESYLGADQRPVLSFTQQDVDEGKVQYVQTVSDQLDDHFSLDVTNGVRTVSGIEISVDIIPRMIPLEVQNFTVIEGGSKALVEDYLKISSRHFAGLSCEFMLIDQPKHGYVENSRVPGIKLTTFTRKQVEQELIYYVHDDSEELMDNFTVVVNNTELWKQSLPQTVFVTVTAVNDEAPVIKVNRILRVWVGSVTEITIDDLCAEDKDSSPSELMYSITPPSNGHLALKSSPNKSILSFTQAHIIEGELVFVHNGAMSGGFNFQVTDGLNFAPRQIFSITARTLVISLEVNKGLGVFPGSRKPISRHDLKAVTNDVTNAGNRTITFMIVTSPKLGRLIRVNSDNTTQEILSFTQSMVDEGVIMYEHLHAESAGWSAEDFFTFTVFSPPSALDLQVFHIVISYEITRHDRNSRLLANTGAVVQEGGRVLINKINLDASNLLIKLPEVQRSMYEVWYQVVSLPQHGMIVVGERNVTKEKPNFSQYILNKFGVVYVHDNSESLNDNFTFAVWLNLKSKSATKPHGEVLEEMFNITVVPVNDQAPELKTKRLHLKVLQGDVSVLGSENLKVEDLDNAPAELKYTIVSNPNNGYVAMKSNLSVSIKDFTQADVDSGKVWFVQDGSSSSGVFYFSVTDGKHRPLYKVFSLEVIPISLVLVNLTNVALPQGQTSVTITNMQLSAVTNGKSTNIMYEITQPLKYGHLMVGNEQVTKFEQADLYSGRLSYHLTNLTASKEVLEFMLFTAEGNLTGQVLNITVKPLVQVVPDMQVSNQAAYKFRSSDLDASELANLTNSNPRFEVIVPPSHGRIVKKRFVNDAVFEDIQTFTQADIDSGVVLLDIDTNMTGIDLLNDSFTFILRADAVQPAVGCFQYSIVPYSPLLVQGFTAEVPSITSTTALKIHTTSQDEAPASSQNEEPTAAPQKTGSTMWPGQNRWGNLHEEGPLLNLALGTSGSAGTRTTTQVNAGSPREQAGESSNPWYIIVPLVLVSVLLIVAVFSVCILLMCQKKEKTKPLIKSQTDAVLSSPDRCLERSLTVPSVTVTPLLKMVERSTASTFTAVRHEQLLPAVVSPTVERSLQNSWLNLDPEMIQYCRKTNPTLKRNQYWV